A region of Pyxidicoccus parkwaysis DNA encodes the following proteins:
- a CDS encoding SDR family NAD(P)-dependent oxidoreductase, whose amino-acid sequence MNVFITGATAGFGLAIARRYLQDGARVIATGRRTERLEALRAELGERLLPVTLDITDREAVGRAVASLPADFAEVDVLVNNAGLALGLDLAQSARVEDWDVMVDTNVKGLLYCTHALLPGMVARNRGHIVNMGSIAAEFPYPGGNVYGATKAFVHQFSLNLRADLHGTAIRVTDIEPGLVGGTEFSNVRFKGDDTRAASLYANTQPLTPEDIADAVHWVTTRPAHVNINVMSLMPVVQSFGPLPVKRG is encoded by the coding sequence ATGAACGTGTTCATCACCGGAGCTACCGCCGGGTTCGGCCTGGCCATTGCGCGGCGCTACCTACAGGACGGCGCGCGCGTCATCGCCACCGGGCGGCGGACGGAGCGGCTGGAGGCACTGCGGGCCGAATTGGGCGAGCGGCTGCTCCCCGTGACGCTCGACATCACGGACCGCGAGGCGGTGGGGCGCGCGGTGGCGTCGCTGCCGGCGGACTTCGCCGAGGTGGACGTGCTGGTCAACAACGCGGGGCTCGCGCTGGGGTTGGACCTGGCGCAGTCAGCGCGGGTGGAGGACTGGGACGTGATGGTGGACACCAACGTGAAGGGGCTCCTGTACTGCACGCACGCGCTGCTGCCCGGCATGGTGGCGCGCAACCGGGGCCACATCGTCAACATGGGCTCCATCGCCGCCGAGTTCCCCTACCCCGGCGGCAACGTGTACGGCGCCACCAAGGCCTTCGTGCACCAGTTCAGCCTCAACCTGCGCGCGGACCTGCACGGCACCGCCATCCGCGTGACGGACATCGAGCCGGGCCTCGTTGGTGGCACCGAGTTCTCCAACGTCCGCTTCAAGGGTGACGACACGCGCGCCGCGTCCCTCTACGCCAACACGCAGCCGCTGACGCCCGAGGACATCGCGGACGCGGTGCACTGGGTGACGACGCGCCCGGCGCACGTGAACATCAACGTCATGTCGCTGATGCCGGTGGTGCAGTCCTTCGGGCCGCTGCCGGTGAAGCGGGGCTGA
- the queD gene encoding 6-carboxytetrahydropterin synthase QueD produces MDIFKEFTFEAAHRLPNVPPNHKCSRLHGHSYRVEIHVRGPVGERTGWVMDFSDIKDAFEPLRQRLDHYYLNEIEGLENPTSENLSRWIWKRLRPTLPQLSRIVVRETCTSGCVYQGEDD; encoded by the coding sequence TTGGACATCTTCAAGGAATTCACCTTCGAGGCGGCCCACCGGCTGCCCAACGTGCCCCCCAACCACAAGTGCAGCCGGCTCCATGGGCACAGCTACCGGGTGGAAATCCACGTGCGCGGCCCCGTGGGCGAGCGCACCGGCTGGGTGATGGACTTCTCGGACATCAAGGACGCCTTCGAGCCCCTGCGCCAGCGGCTGGACCACTACTACCTCAACGAGATTGAGGGCCTGGAGAACCCCACCAGCGAGAACCTGTCTCGGTGGATCTGGAAGCGGCTGCGTCCCACCCTTCCCCAGCTCAGCCGCATCGTCGTGCGAGAGACATGCACCAGTGGCTGTGTGTACCAGGGCGAGGACGACTGA